From a region of the Panicum virgatum strain AP13 chromosome 2K, P.virgatum_v5, whole genome shotgun sequence genome:
- the LOC120661235 gene encoding homeobox protein rough sheath 1: protein MDQGFGNLGVGGGSSSGGSNSNPAKAVASSSFLQLPLSTAGPAYYGAPLALLHQAAAGPSSSSQPPYGKQHAAEISPAEADAIKAKIVAHPQYSALLAAYLDCQKVGAPPDVLERLTAMAAKLDARPPGRHEPRDPELDQFMEAYCNMLVKYREELTRPIDEAMEFLKRVEAQLDSIAGAAGGSSAARLSLADGKSEGVGSSEDDMDASGRENEPPEIDPRAEDKELKYQLLKKYSGYLSSLRQEFSKKKKKGKLPKEARQKLLHWWELHYKWPYPSETEKIALAESTGLDQKQINNWFINQRKRHWKPSEDMPFVMMEGFHPQNAAALYLDGPFMADGMYRLGS from the exons ATGGATCAGGGCTTCGGGAATCTCGGGGTCGGAGGCGGGAGCAGCAGCGGGGGCTCCAACTCCAACCCCGCCAAAGCGGTggcgtcctcctccttcctGCAGCTGCCGCTGTCGACGGCGGGCCCGGCGTACTACGGCGCGCCGCTCGCGCTCCTGCACCAGGCGGCCGCcgggccgtcgtcgtcgtcgcagcCGCCGTACGGCAAGCAGCACGCCGCCGAGATCTCGCCGGCGGAGGCCGACGCCATCAAGGCCAAGATCGTGGCGCACCCGCAGTACTCGGCGCTCCTCGCCGCCTACCTCGACTGCCaaaaa GTGGGCGCGCCGCCGGACGTGCTGGAGAGGCTGACGGCCATGGCCGCGAAGCTGGACGCCCGGCCGCCGGGCCGCCACGAGCCGCGCGACCCGGAGCTCGACCAGTTCATG GAGGCCTACTGCAACATGCTGGTGAAGTACCGGGAGGAGCTGACCCGGCCGATCGACGAGGCCATGGAGTTCCTCAAGCGGGTGGAGGCGCAGCTCGActccatcgccggcgccgccggcggctcctccgccgcgcgcctctCGCTCGCCG ATGGTAAATCAGAAGGGGTTGGTTCTTCTGAAGATGACATGGATGCAAGTGGCCGTGAGAATGAGCCACCTGAGATTGATCCCCGAGCAGAGGATAAGGAGCTCAAGTACCAGCTCCTGAAGAAATACAGTGGCTATTTGAGCAGCCTCAGGCAAGAgttctccaagaaaaagaagaaagggaaGCTCCCAAAGGAGGCCAGGCAGAAGCTGTTACACTGGTGGGAGCTGCATTACAAGTGGCCTTACCCTTCA GAGACGGAGAAGATTGCACTCGCAGAGTCGACGGGCCTAGACCAGAAGCAGATCAACAACTGGTTCATCAACCAGAGGAAACGGCACTGGAAGCCCTCGGAGGACATGCCTTTCGTGATGATGGAAGGCTTTCACCCGCAGAACGCCGCTGCGCTCTACTTGGATGGCCCGTTCATGGCTGATGGCATGTACCGCCTTGGTTCGTGA
- the LOC120659593 gene encoding L-type lectin-domain containing receptor kinase SIT2-like — MGLTNAQDDGNEANHMFAVELDTVQNIEFHDIDANHVGIDINSLSSVLSNAIGYYHDSNGSFQNLSLISREAMQVWVDYDGVATRINVTIPPLATVKPNKSLLSTIYNLSTVLAEPSYIGFSSATGPGNSRHYVLGWSFGMNRPAPVIDVTKLPKLPQLGSKKPRSKVLEITLPIASAALVLTAGIVLILLVRRRLRYTELREDWESEFGPHRFAYKDLFHATEGFKDKHLLGAGGFGMVYRGELQKSRVGVAVKKVSHGSKQGMKEFIAEIVSIGRIRHRNLVQLLGYCRRKDELILVYDYMPNGILDKYLYSQEDDDPTLDWAQRFHIIKGVASGLHYLHERWEKVVIHQDIKTSNVLLDKEMNGRLGDFGLAKLFEHGANPQTTRVVGTTGYLAPELVRTGKATALTDVFPFGTFMLEVTCGQRPIKQDEQGNQFLLVDWVLQHWHGESLLEALDPRLGGEFSSDEVRLVLQIGLLCAHPSATARPSMQQVLQYLDGEMPLPEMTRADLSFNMLALLQRKGLNVMSCSCSSTMVSVGTISDLSGGR, encoded by the coding sequence ATGGGGCTCACCAACGCCCAGGACGACGGCAACGAGGCCAACCACATGTTCGCCGTCGAGCTCGACACCGTGCAGAACATCGAGTTCCACGACATCGACGCCAACCATGTCGGCATCGACATCAACAGCCTCAGCTCCGTGCTATCCAATGCGATAGGCTACTACCACGACAGCAATGGCAGCTTCCAAAATCTAAGCCTCATCAGCCGTGAAGCTATGCAGGTTTGGGTGGACTACGATGGAGTGGCCACGCGGATCAACGTGACCATTCCTCCCCTCGCAACGGTTAAACCCAACAAGTCATTGCTCTCTACCATCTACAACCTGTCAACCGTGCTAGCAGAGCCGTCGTACATCGGCTTCTCATCGGCGACCGGACCGGGGAATTCACGGCACTATGTTCTCGGCTGGAGCTTTGGCATGAACAGGCCTGCTCCAGTGATCGACGTCACCAAGTTGCCGAAGCTTCCCCAATTGGGCTCCAAGAAGCCTCGCTCAAAGGTGTTGGAGATCACCCTGCCAATTGCGAGTGCAGCACTCGTTCTCACAGCGGGCATTGTCTTGATTCTACTTGTGCGAAGGCGATTGCGGTACACTGAGCTGCGGGAAGACTGGGAGAGCGAGTTTGGACCACACCGGTTCGCGTACAAAGATCTGTTCCATGCCACAGAAGGGTTTAAGGACAAGCACTTGCTTGGTGCAGGAGGCTTTGGCATGGTATACAGGGGAGAGCTTCAAAAGTCCAGAGTGGGAGTGGCTGTGAAGAAGGTGTCCCATGGGTCAAAGCAAGGGATGAAAGAGTTCATCGCCGAGATTGTAAGCATCGGCCGCATCAGGCACCGTAACCTTGTGCAGCTACTTGGCTATTGCCGCCGCAAAGATGAGCTCATTCTAGTATATGACTACATGCCCAATGGCATCCTCGACAAGTACCTATACAGCCAAGAAGATGACGACCCAACCTTGGATTGGGCTCAAAGATTTCATATAATCAAAGGAGTTGCTTCAGGCTTACACTATCTGCACGAGAGGTGGGAGAAAGTCGTAATCCACCAAGACATCAAGACTAGCAATGTGCTGCTTGACAAGGAAATGAATGGCCGACTCGGTGACTTTGGCCTCGCAAAGCTATTCGAGCATGGTGCCAATCCACAAACCACTCGTGTGGTTGGCACCACGGGGTACCTAGCACCGGAGCTGGTCCGGACGGGCAAGGCGACCGCTCTGACCGATGTTTTCCCCTTCGGCACCTTCATGCTTGAGGTCACATGTGGGCAGAGACCCATCAAGCAGGACGAGCAAGGCAACCAGTTCTTGCTGGTCGACTGGGTGCTCCAGCATTGGCACGGTGAATCGCTCCTCGAGGCCTTGGACCCAAGGCTGGGAGGCGAGTTCAGCTCTGACGAGGTGCGGCTTGTGCTTCAGATAGGATTGTTGTGTGCGCACCCGTCTGCCACTGCAAGGCCCAGCATGCAGCAAGTCTTGCAGTATCTTGATGGGGAGATGCCACTCCCGGAGATGACCCGAGCGGACCTGAGCTTCAACATGCTGGCTCTCCTGCAAAGGAAAGGGTTAAACGTCATGTCATGCTCGTGCTCGTCAACGATGGTGAGCGTGGGCACCATATCCGACCTATCAGGAGGAAGATGA
- the LOC120659587 gene encoding uncharacterized protein LOC120659587 — MFRKHVDSKVVHMTITYTDPTDDVSVPECYTTENSDVLDPSLSAASQSTEAIYSQLTKPSTSQPTEPSTNKTNEDDVECLANPRPQNEHVSVDDEAFYLLSHKTHVVEESDSESDSESDVEYVEDDGLIGKDPLPPRPIVAYDRNDTPMSVGNVYPNMKQFKLALNQHAIKHEFEYLTEKSDPGRVRAYCSKKVEEGCRWRLHARTKEDKSLKVTRNPRKHTCSSARRSQVVKNATKFWVCEQVKDWLMEDSSLGAKELQRRIKDKHKAEVPYKRVYAVAVGVFDSETNENWIWFMQRLRDAIGSPLALAICTDAGQAVMAGVKEVFPSAEHREYMLHLVMNFKKRYTGKVFEDRLWAAAYSWSPYIFEKNWSAMDEANPEAMDYIRKHHSKGPPKKRKTNVAPPFESSIVPVGPKIMHFPTSRSASVTLGSGNSVRSGSGSNQPEPLYMEYPALPACETTPPPAISKPTSKKAAKEKAKEHKEKAQTAKGKAKAAGKKKKKKEVSVPHDSPTMGTRSKTTPQKDSPASQTRSKRNLPLPDLNC, encoded by the exons ATGTTCCGCAAACATGTCGATAGCAAGGTAGTTCACATGACCATTACATACACTGATCCCACAGATGATGTGTCTGTTCCTGAGTGCTACACCACAGAAAATTCAGATGTGCTTGATCCATCTTTATCTGCAGCAAGCCAATCCACTGAGGCAATATATAGCCAACTTACAAAGCCATCAACAAGCCAGCCCACTGAACCTAGCACAAATAAAACTAACGAAGATGATGTTGAGTGTCTAGCAAATCCTCGTCCACAAAATGAACATGTGAGTGTCGATGATGAAGCCTTCTACTTACTTTCTCATAAAACACATGTGGTTGAGGAAAGCGACTCCGAGTCTGATTCTGAATCTGATGTGGAGTACGTGGAAGATGATGGCTTAATTGGAAAAGATCCTTTGCCACCCAGGCCTATTGTAGCTTATGACCGAAATGACACTCCAATGAGTGTAGGCAACGTATATCCCAACATGAAGCAATTTAAGTTGGCACTTAATCAGCATGCTATCAAACATGAATTTGAGTATCTCACTGAAAAGAGTGATCCAGGAAGAGTGAGGGCTTATTGTTCAAAGAAGGTGGAAGAAGGGTGTAGGTGGAGGTTACATGCACGCACAAAGGAAGACAAATCATTGAAG GTGACAAGGAACCCACGTAAACATACTTGTTCTAGTGCAAGAAGAAGCCAGGTTGTGAAGAATGCAACAAAATTCTGGGTGTGTGAACAAGTGAAGGATTGGTTGATGGAGGATTCAAGTTTAGGAGCTAAAGAATTACAGAGAAGGATAAAGGACAAGCACAAGGCAGAGGTACCTTACAAAAGAGTGTATGCAG TTGCTGTTGGAGTTTTTGACTCAGAAACAAATGAAAATTGGATCTGGTTTATGCAAAGGCTTAGAGATGCCATTGGATCACCACTTGCCCTGGCTATATGCACAGATGCTGGACAAGCAGTTATGGCAGGTGTAAAGGAAGTGTTCCCATCAGCTGAACATAGGGAATACATGCTACATTTAGTAATGAACTTTAAGAAAAGATACACTGGGAAGGTATTTGAAGATCGCCTCTGGGCAGCAGCATATTCATGGAGCCCATatatctttgagaaaaattggaGTGCAATGGATGAGGCTAATCCAGAAGCAATGGATTACATAAGGAAACATCATAGTAA GGGTCCGCCAAAGAAAAGGAAGACAAATGTTGCACCACCTTTTGAGAGCAGCATTGTACCTGTTGGTCCTAAAATAATGCATTTTCCTACTAG CCGGAGTGCCTCGGTTACCTTAGGATCTGGAAACTCGGTAAG GTCTGGAAGTGGTTCAAACCAACCTGAGCCACTTTACATGGAGTACCCTGCGCTACCTGCATGTGAGACCACACCACCTCCTGCCATCTCCAAGCCTACGTCAAAGAAGGCAGCTAAAGAGAAGGCGAAGGAACATAAAGAGAAGGCGCAAACAGCTAAAGGGAAGGCAAAGGCAGcagggaaaaagaagaagaagaaggaagttTCAGTGCCACATGATAGTCCGACAATGGGTACTAGAAGCAAGACCACACCCCAGAAGGACAGCCCTGCCTCACAAACTAGAAGCAAAAGAAATCTTCCACTTCCAGATCTCAACTGCTAG